A single genomic interval of Hevea brasiliensis isolate MT/VB/25A 57/8 chromosome 4, ASM3005281v1, whole genome shotgun sequence harbors:
- the LOC110647429 gene encoding uncharacterized protein LOC110647429, translating to MDPSQSHNTSPVNDEEDEWDTDGFVIPSLGIEGPDHGRPDASAVEPSKPPSPKAKKEENIYLGPHGAPPSQSKQQELNHSGRKQRFKQKLKEADRRISGTGRENKLENLRELVGGGRGSPNMAKGSPRDWLDPHCHESQFEKWSSQ from the exons ATGGACCCCTCTCAATCGCACAACACTTCCCCAGTCAATGACGAAGAAGATGAATGGG ACACTGATGGATTTGTGATTCCAAGCTTGGGAATAGAAGGGCCAGATCACGGGAGACCTGATGCTTCTGCAGTAGAACCATCAAAACCTCCTTCTCCAAAG GCTAAAAAAGAAGAGAACATTTACCTAGGACCTCACGGGGCTCCACCTTCGCAATCAAAGCAGCAAGAGCTGAACCATTCTGGTCGTAAACAGCGGTTCAAGCAGAAACTGAAGGAAGCAGATAGGAGAATTTCTGGAACAGGGAGGGAAAATAAGTTAGAGAATCTGCGAGAGCTAGTAGGTGGAGGGAGGGGAAGTCCCAATATGGCAAAGGGTTCTCCCAGGGACTGGTTAGACCCACATTGCCATGAATCACAGTTTGAGAAGTGGTCCTCTCAGTGA